The sequence below is a genomic window from Cygnus atratus isolate AKBS03 ecotype Queensland, Australia chromosome 4, CAtr_DNAZoo_HiC_assembly, whole genome shotgun sequence.
GTCAAACACTGCTTAATTTACCTTTTCTACAAGTCTCTTCACATCTGGCTTTTGaaccttttatatttttagatattctTCTCCCTGGCATGTCCTGCTGCTACAGCCTCACTGATACCACAGCATCATTCCAGGAGCCTGGGACACCATCAGCCTATGATTAAAAGCAAGTCTCTTGCAGGGGGAAGGATGCTAACTGTCCTTGCAGCGCACTAAAATTCACGTACTGCACTGGGACAGTTGAAGGTTCAATAGCAAAGGGCAAGTGATTTTTCTTGACTGATCGCAGAATCTGTACTATAAAAATAGCCTCCAGTACTAATGAACACCACTCATCCAGGTCTGTTGTTCAGGCTGGGGCATTCACACCTCAGGAACGCAGCGCTGTCCATGTGTATTGTATCATCCATGTACCCAGCAGTTTACCTAGCAAAACACAGAGCCTCCTGTGGAGGAGAGCCCACCTTGGCAGGCAGCAAGTGCAAAAGTAAACCTGTCAAGTGATAGGAACTTGAGGTCTATGAGTGGATAGAAAAGAGCACGCTTCTCCAAAAGAACTCTGAGCTCAGAGGCAAAAAGGGCAACAAGAATGAGGAAAAGCACAGACCCTGAAAAGGGGCactaaaaaagtaaacagattAAGGTTTCCAAGTAAGTATGAAAGTAACATTCTTACAGGGAACCTGCTAACACCTCAGTCACACCTCAAATGCAGAAGTAAAATACCATTCTTTTACTGAGCAGTAACACAGGGAGGAGGAGTTACCATTATTTCCTCGGATAAAGGCGTCACCGTACTTGTTCTTTAATTGTCCATTTACGTATTCTTCTGTCTGTTCCAGAGCTATATTCATATACCCATCCAGGCAAGCCAGGACACCTGAAGACAGTGACAGTTTAACAGTGAATCGgcttaaacttatttttaaagaaataaaaatgcattgcatttGAACAgtagagggaggaaaaaaaaaaactcttcacaACAAACTAAAAGCCCAAGCTTGCAGGTGAGTCAGTGGATCACAGTATTCTTAAAAGAACTAAGCTGTGAGTAAGGAACCTCAGGTCGTCTAGCAGCAACTTTATCAGTTGATATAAGGATGTGGGGGGGAGTCATTGAGGCACAACTTTCAAAAGATCAACAACCTCCACTCTGAAAGTTTAGTTGTCCCTTCTTGCTTGTGTTTTATTCCTGAGAAGAACCTGTGACATTAAGTGTAACAGGGTAACCTAAGAACAAGACTACTAAGTTTAATTAAAACCTCTCAAGGATGGGACACCATACGCATTTTTCAGATTGATTTTTATGCTTACAGACCCAGAATAATGTGGGCTGCCAGTCTGTTTTTGTGTGAGCAAATCTTCAGTCATTTTCAACAGGCAAGGGGTTTCCAAATGACACTGACATCttcccacaaaaataaaattacactgTTTAATTAAtgcacagcatgaaaaaaatctgttatatCAGATGGTCTCTTGATCAGGAAAATATGCATTAGAGTAGCACTGCCTTTAGAAGTTTTTATGTTCTGACTTCTCATAGCCCCTGTTCAGGCTGCACCTTGTTCACACAGTAGTTGCACTGTGCTGGCAGTATGATGGCACTTTTATTCATAATCACTCCTTGGGATCTACACCCACCACTATGGCCAGAGCTAAATTTAACTTAGCTAATGAACAGACCATTTATGTAACAAACCAAATGTGGGGATTAACAGATGTAAAGAATTGCTCAGAGAATgcaatctgatttttttttttgtgtgtgtgtacatgaaACAACTTCTAACAAGCTGTTCTTACCTCAGTCTTGCCTGTGCGTTTTCCCAACTTCATTGCTGTACAGACACCACTACTAAAATTACTGCCACTACTAAAATTACTGCCACTACTAAAATTAAGAACCTCATTTATTTACCTGGCATTAAAACTCCAGAATTATAGTACCTTGGCTGTattgaggagagggagaaaactCCAGTCTGAGAATCTTCCTCTAGGGCATGTTCTCATTTTCCAGAACTGTTACTGTAATATCTTCCATTAAATAATTAGGAATTTAGTTTTTTCTGCCAACTTGTAATGGTTTGAGGattgttattttcctgtgtgtttttcttttctgtttccacgcaaaaggggaaaaactgaCTGCTCACAAAGTGTTTTTAAGCTCCTTGTAGGCCTGACTGTAGGCATATTAAACTAGCAGAGTTCCAGGCCTAGCTAAGGGGGCAGGTTAGAAATGTATCTTAATGAGTAAAACGTACCAGTGTTCTTATGGAAAATAGGAAGTATATCAAAAAACACCTTGCATGCACTTTTAGGCAAGTGATGACTTACTTTAATTAACTTTAATGAGCTGTCACTACATAATCCTGCAAGAATGAATTTACAGAGGCCAAAGACAGATGAGAAGCAGTGATGTTTTTCAGCTACCAACCCCACCTGACATGCTCAAACCATGTGGATATCCAAAGAAATGATAGATTGCAAATTTCATCAGCTGAGAGACACTAAAGAGGGACAGGAAGGGATAATAAGGCACTGCTTGCCCTGTCAGTGAACAAGAATTTGAAACTGTCAGAATGCAAAGACTCCTTGTCACAGGACAAACAAGTCTTGTCTCACAAGTGCTAAGCTTAGCCAACTGAATTAAACCTACCAGAAATAGGTATCTCTGGCACAACAGTAATGTTTAAATCATTCTAGAATAAAATGCCTAGCTTGTGTTCAACAGGAGATCATGATAGTTTTAGTTACGTTTGGAtactgctggggaaaaaaaaatggcaggcTGATAGTCTTAGCCTAATGGGAGTATGACCAGGCCACTTCACTTAACAGAAGTTTAACttactgcttaaaaaacaaacaccctaTAATCCTGCACACAGTGCACGTGTGCAGGATGCAGATCAGCCAAAGAGTTCTGGAATAAAACTGCTGGACTGTGTTAAAAAACACTGGGCACACAGGTGCAAAAAACACACTAAGCTCTCTTCTGTATCCCTGTGTGTCTTGATCCAACACAAGTCTAGGAGTTGTTTAACCAAGCATGCAACTAACTATTTTGTCCCTCATGTACTTCCTGATAGCACAATTTATTGTTTGAAGCTTTTCTGGACCAAGGTCTGTGCTAGGAGTTATAGAACATGAAGGTAAAGAAAAGGGGAGCTTCAAAAAGGCATGCTGTCAGCGCACTGAAGAGTGGCCTGACCATTTCAGGAGCTGTAATTCAAACCAATCTCCACAAAACTCAATTTAGAAACTCAGACTCATCCTGCGACTGCAGTCAATCACTGTGGCTAAGGGTTGTAATGATTTAGATAGgtatttttaatctgtaaatCCACCGTTAACCTCCTCTCCATCAGTTTCTCCAGAGCTGATTTCCTTACTGTCCCCACTCTGAGGTCCATGTGCACGTATACCAAGATGCTAGCTCGCACTGTGTTGCTTTTCAAGAGGCTCCAGCCTCCCCGAACAAGGGGATCGCAGGCTTGCTGTGAGGGACAGGGCGCGAGCTTACCTCGGTAATCCACTCCGGAATTCAGCTTCACAACCACGGGCCTCCCGATGATCTGCTTCAGGAAGTCACTGGGGGTTTGCTTCCGCAGGCTCATCTTGGGCTCCCCgggaagctggggagagacGCGCGAGCCGCGGGTGAGCGCCGCTCGGGGCGGGCGGGCACTCCCCGGCGCTCAACCTAACACCCGGGCGGCCAAAGAGCCGCTAGAGCCGCTCCCGGAGCCGCAGCGCGGAGTTCCCGCTCGGCAAGGAGCCTCCCCAGGGCGGCCAGCCCTCCCTCCCGCCCGGCCCTGTCGCGGCCCCGCCGTTAGCCCGCGGCCGTTGCCCGGCGACCGTTGGGCCCCGCGGCCGTTGGGCGCCGCCGCTCACCTGCCGCCGCCTCCTGCGCGCGCCCCGGCCCGCTCGCGGCCAATGCAGGCGGCCCCGCTACGGCGCGCCGGCAGGGACAAACCGCGCCGGGCGCGCAGCGCCGCCCGGGCAAAGGCGGCAGCCGTCCCGCCCCGAAGGACCCCGCGGGGGGCTTGGCTGATCCCCAAATTTAGGAACTGTCCCAAGTTCttcaaaaagattaaaacaataataataataataaataataaaataataataacaaataaaaagcccacaagcaaacaaaacaccatgGTTTTTAGGAGTTTGATAGCGTGACAGGAGTTAATCATctggactgattttttttttctttattcttccatTATTGATTAAAAAACTATTAATTTTTGTAATAGAGGGAAAATGTGCTCCAGAAAACGTGCTCttcagaacagggaaaaaaattttcttcagagcacGGCCAAGCGTTCTCCCTGagttgtcttctctttttaaacacaattgCAGTCACATCTCCCCCACACACAGcccaaaataaagaaaaatagccCAAATCTCAGGCCAGGAGGCCTTCATCCTGGGGCTGAAGACCGGCCACAGTCAGGCAGCCAGGCCTCACCACAGCCTGATGCAGCGGGCACCACAGGGAGCAGGCCGCACCATGTCAGGTGGGTGccaggtttgttttttgggtGTTTGATGCCAGCCACCCAAATCCTCCTAATTTCCTTCTTAATACCATTGCTAAGCTTACAAATGTATCtattctgaaatactgtaatCGAAATGGCCAAGAGTTTCATACCGTTAGCTCGCCGCTTCCATGCTTTGTGGCCAAGTCATGAATCCAAATCTCTGTTAATTTTTCCAGGATTGCCATAGGTCTCTAAACAATCTCACATGCTGTTCTTAGGGGTAAATTAACCTTCATGCAATAAGACATACATTTACGAGCACTTTGGTGTAGTGGGATTTGACCTGGAAAGAAAATTCCTATCTTGTAGATTCGGAAAGATTATGTAATCACATCTGTTAACACACAACCTAAAGAATGCTTTATTTCCTGAGTGATGAAATCCAAATGACCTCAGGAAGGTGGTCTTCAAAGGATTTAAGTAATCCACATCCAGCAGATTGCTTACAGAATTCAAAGCttcaagaatgaaaataaaattcagaccTCATTGTTTAatgaatctctttttttttgttgttgtttcggTCATCTAGatgaaaaaggatttaaatCTAAAACTTTGTGTGCATTGCTATGAGTAGattcttttaaatactgtattgCTTTATCCTTTCATAGTGCAGAGAGAGTTTTTCCAGCTGTGCAACTCATTGAAGTCAGTGAGATGCTGCCCTTGTGTTTTAATCAAGATGAACTTGAAAGGTGAACATTGTAAGTGGtagaaattatttataatttggTAATAAAAGTTTATGTCTAACACTTCCAAATTTCATACATCTGCTATGTGCTGGCCTTGAGATATAGAACAGTTGTGATTGCCTTTACATTTGGCCTTAGATGAAAGGTCATAAATTACAATGATAGTTCATACTCATTCCCAGCTCGCAAAATTTCCATATTAACATCTTCACCTCAAACATAAATGGTTACaaagttacaaagaaaaagttgCATTGGCCTTTGTCAACTGAACttaatgatggaaagcggcAGCTCGTATACTGTCGCTAACTCTTAAACATGAAGCATCTCGGAATCTTTGTTCAGAGGACCTAATTAAAACTTTACagttagctttaaaaaatgaaatgggatTTGAcagtctctctttctctcttttcaatgcaataaaaaacacttcaaagttAGGgaggtttttctttccagccagttgaaataaaagcatttccgTAGAGCGAGATGGCCGTGTAACACAGAATGTGTAAAAAAGGACTGTCCACTTCTTCtagctcttctgaaaagaataCCATTTACATAAGTTAAATGCAGGAGAACAACAATCCAGATGACAAAAGAATGTCTGTGGGAATACTTCGAATTCAGCCTAAATAATCCCTGGCTACAATCAGTGGATGAAAAAAGATGTATTAAACAATCCTCACCTGACAATTCTGTCACAGAGGACAAACCTATCTGGGCCAAAGTCATGGCATACCCCAAGACTTTAACAATCAACTTTGGAACCTACttagacagaaaaagaaaaattaaatgaaatatgggGCTGAGAACCAGTTCCAAATCCAGGGAAACTTCTTTTTCAGAGCCTCCGAGAGTGTGGGGCAGAAGGCATCAACCTCCATGAAATAACATCAAGGTGGAGAACCATGCAATTCAGAATTAACACTGAAGTTGCAGGGTTTCCTGAGGGCCCTTAAGTAAACGCTGTACCACATTTCCAGAGATTGAGAGATGGAGGGTGAGATTCTGCTCCTCCTGAAGTCAGTGGAGGTTTTGGTAATTACCTCTCTGTACTCTGGACAcctctaaaaaaaaaccttgaaagtacactgaaaatttcaaaacaaatccaTCTCAATGAGCCGGTACCAAAATGGTAACCAGTAGGGTGATAGTTGTCACAGCTTGTTTTTGGAAACCAAAGTCTCAGCAGAGGATCCTGGCTGCTGAAAAATCACTTTGCCCACTGGCCTGAGCCAACAGTCTCAGATTTGTTCCACACTCTTCGCATCAAGGAAGCACCAAACATGTTTTCTCCAAAGCTATCCCTAAGGAAGAACTGAGCACATTGATGCCTTGTGCTGCTCAGCGTCACgacaaaaaagctttttcaatcCAAGTGGCAGGTCTTGAGGAAGCTGAGGATAACAACGTGAGAACCCAGCCCAAggctttctctcttcctcctggaCTTTCAGGtctgtagaaaagaaaaggaaggtcTCTAGAAGCTTTCAGAGTTCATGTAACTCCCTCAGAGTTCCTGGCAGTGCTCTCCTTGGTTCACCCAAGGGATAAGCTTTCTTGTGAGCCTTAAGAGGTTTGAAATTCTCTTTGCATGCATTTTGATGGGAGAATTCAAGCctttcagaatttaaatgaCACTCTATCTGCTCCTATACAGTGAAAGATCAAAGGTTTTTCCCTTAAATGAAGGCTTAGTTATCCAACATTATATCCAATGCTATGCTAGGATCATCAGAACTGCTGATTCCCAGCCATGTTCTCAATTAAAaagttaatgcatttttaaattggaccttaatcaaaaatatatatatatattggttcTGTGCTACAGATTTCAGACAAAGAGCGTAAAAAAATTCTGTTGTCTTCAGGTCCTTGCTTTGTGTTCCCCAGCCCGGGATGTTCATGTCATCCGATACGGATTAAGTGACATGATTAGCTTTTGTCACATGTTTttgtctgctgctttctgtttggTTCAAGTATAGTTTAACAGATCACATGAAAACTGTGCTTTCTGTTACACTAAGTAAAGGctggatattttttatttgtttaaatttttttgaaaCAGCTAGATTATATCCAAATTACAATCAAATTGGACCCAGCCTTTTATGTTtaaactttctaaaatatttacatcaaaGAAACACAAGTTCTCTATTTTCTCCAGTATGGAATATCAATTCCAGATGACATTTCAATGTAAATTTTTCCATAGCCAGTTTGATGCTAATTCGGTTCTTCAGGTTAAAATCCTGGTGTCAAGATTAAGCCCAGAGATGAGCTGAAATGGTTACTTTTAATCGACCTGCTGGTGTAAAGCATCTGCAAGGTTAGTTCCCAGCTCCCCAGAAGTGCTTCCGATGGCCACCTGAGGATATGAAGTAAACATGGGGCTGTTCTAATTCATAGTGGGGTGAAAACAATCCATACCTTGTTTCAAAATTCCATGAATGAGGAGGATTGGGAAGCATTCAGCCACCTTTCTGTCCCTCTGACCCTTTCCGCCTAAGGATTCAGCTGATGCTCTAGGACAGAAGTAGACCTGTGGGAAGAATAATTCTCTTTTGGGGACCTGACTGGATCTGCCACCCCCTGACTTCTTCTGCCctttcaatgcattttttccatttatctgAGCATTCACAGGTATTTCATATATGGGAAAAAATTGTGTTGAcctctcctcagaaagagcCTTAGAGCCTTTTCATGGATTTCAGCAAGCAGCAGATTGTGGATCAAGCCTAAAATAActtgtgtttttggtttttgttttgtttgtttgtttgttttttccatcaaCACATTGCAGTCTtccagaaaatgtaaaacattaagCCTGAGCCCAGCAGTGCTACTTCACTGGATGGAGCAGCTAGCACAGTTTAAGGAACAGTTGTAATAGTAGCAAACTGAGTTTTATTGATGCAGACCACAgtactacatatatatatatatatacacacacacacatatacacacagtTATCTAcacttatatatacatattctaTATGTATaccatacatatacatatacagttATCTACacttttatataatatatatatattataatatatatattttatatataatatatattttttatatttattaaaatatatattttttatacttttatatatattatataaaagtGTAGATAACTGAGGAATTTGAAGCATTTGTCCTGGAACATACcaagaaaaaatactggaaaatgatgatgatgCAAACAAAGGATCAAGGCTTTAAGCTCTGGAGTTGTAAGCCCtttgtttctgatgtttgtACAGTATGAAGAAGCTCCTTAGACATTACtgaactgcaaataaaaatattactcaaatgttaaaaaaataagcatgcaaTGATTCAGTTTGTCTGTGTGAGGAGAGCCTTTCTGGATATTAGCCAGACTGGAAGCCACAAGTGGAGGCTGTGAAGTCAGTGTTCAGGGCTGGTACGTGTTACTCTTGTGAGGATACTGGAAAGAGGCAAAAAACACGATGGTGTTATGTTGTTCAGACTGCCTGGGTTCCCATATGCCTCTGCCAGAGGCTTCCAGGGTGACCTTGGGTGAATCACTTGCATCCTCGGTGGCTCAGTTCCCACATTCATTTAATTAACAGAAACTTGATTAGATGGaagaagctatttttattagtaTACGTTATTTTTGAAGTGGAGGAAAAATAGGAACgatatttatagaaaaaaatcaaatattccTAGTTtcagtaactttaaaaataattacttagTCCACTGTTAATCCAGGAAACTAAAcaattaagtatttaaaataatggagACTACGGTGTAATCACTCTGTTCTTTCTGTACCTTTattggctgcagagctggagagcacaatttctttagaaataaaatgtgatttaatgTCAATGTTAGGTCACTCCTAGGGCATTTGTGAGCTGGTATTTTCCAGTACCCTTAATTCCTGGCCATTGACTACCAAATCGCTACTCCTGAGGATAAGGAAGCGAAATTGAATAGGATGATTTTgtaatgtgttaaaaataataaaaaaaaaaaggtaaaatcagGTGGGCGGACTAGAAACTCTGTATGCAAGATAAACAGTTTTgttcagaataaaacaaaggcATAAATTTTCATATTAAGTTAAAAGCTAATTTTGAACTGAGTACGTTATGCAACTCCTGTCTTTTTAACTTTATTATCCTTTTGTGCATATACTAGTGAAAATAAGGATGCCAGCTATAAATATAGATCTGTCAATGTGGTGTGACTGCCTGTGACCCAGTCCCCAGGGTCTGCCGTTAACCTCGAACACTGTGTTCAGATCTGATTCCCTGGTGTTCGTGCACatgcaagaaaatattcctaTATATTTTACTCTTGACTATTTCGATGAGGAAAAGATATTGCTGggaaaattatataaaaacGGTATTGAACACTATGACCTAAGTCTTTTGGATCTGTGATAACAGTTTTGATTATTACCTCTAGGAGAGGGGGATGATACAGGGAAATCGACATGCTGGCTCGTGGTCCATTTTTTGgctttcagttttcactgaaagCTGTGCTATCAGTGCAGCTCCATTAGTCCTAGGAACTGTGGGGGCTTTAGGGCAAAGACAACACCCGTGTTTTCCCACTCACCCTATCCTACTTAGAAAATGTGGACGGCAGTAACGTGAAGTGCCTGCAGCTATCCAGACCCATCATTAAAATCGCACCCTTACCACTGCCATGGACCTGTGTGGATGTTGGAAATGATGGTAAACGCTGAGAAGCCACTCAGCATAGACGTGACCTGTGACCGTGCAGCTGGAAAGGTTTGAAGGGTTCTTCTGAGGAGAAGAGAGATGATACGAAAGCCTAATCAGTAGTCCTTGGGGGCTTTTGTAGCCAGGAAGGTGTTGGCAATATTGCTCTAACACGGGTTATAAATCCTTATGACTTGGTTCATTAAAGAGCTCCAGCTCTTGTTACTTTCCTCTGGTCTACATGAACAGAGGACTTCGTTCTagaaagatgaggaagaaaatctcCTCTGCGTTCAGGAGAAACTGAAAGATGGAGAAGCAAGCTATGTTTTTACCATGCACTACTTTTCTTAGGTTTCTTGCTTCATTTCacttccagctctgctgagctgaCATATGCTCTGGTTTCCTCCACAACGTATGTGGGATGCTCTGGTCTTGTCTCTTCAGACCATAGCCCGAGCAAGTCATCTCCTTGGCTACTGAATTCTTCCTATGCCACACGTTCACCTTCCTCGTGCAAATCatcatttatctattttttcatggttttcacCTGAACTCTTGCCTACTTGGAACTGACATTACCAATTGATTTCACGTAATGCACACAGCACaatctaaatatatttatttctgtctctggaTGTAGGGTTCAGACATTAAAATCAATGCCTTGGAGGTGAAAAGTTTCATCATCCATAAATAACTCTTGAGCCATTCATTTCAGCTCCCCAAACAGAGTATCAACAATGGAGTATGTGATCTGGAAGATGAGATTGAAAATACATATGCTATGCTCCCATGCTGAAGTTTTCTCAATTGAACGGAATTCCAAATATttaaggaagaaggaaatgggCAATAGCAGTGGATTGGTATTCTCTAAGAAAATGGAGGaagttttttttataataaagaaaCATCTGTGATAATTTTATCCATTAACTAATAATGCATAAATGACCACAAGCTGTGTGAGCAATTTGGGGATACACCAACAAAATTCTAGCTTGAAATAAGCACGCCAAGTATTGGGCAGGCTAGTCTGGAGATGTAGGATCTGTTCTCACTTTagatgctgagctgctctcaAATGTTTAGGCGGGTCATTTCACCTCTCCATGACTCAGTTTCCCTTCTGTAAAACACGAATTAAATATCTAGTGTTTTCAGATTGATGGATGAAAATCATTACCTAATAGCGAGGTATTAATATCCTAATCATGCTTTGAGAGTAATTTAGTAATTAGTAATTGGCACTGCTcagtaattatttatatttttatttgctgtttgtgaGGTATTTCTCTGCTATGTGTTTTCTAAAGTCATATATATAACAACTGAACGTTGTCACTTTTCTGCAGAACATACAAGTCTTTTGGTATTTGTATGatataaagatgaaaaacaggtTAGATTCTGGTATGTCATTTCACTCAAGGCTAGAGGGCCAAAGTCAAAGGGAAAATCTAATGATTTACTGCATGAGTAAGTGCACAGTCtatatattaataaattctACAGGACTGTATATTCACCCTGTTCTCATACTGGgttttaagctttattttttaaggaattgaaatagaaagaattcctttttaaaattgttccaCATTAAATAATCCATGTTTCAGaaattgtatatttatttttcaagtaacCTCATTACTACCAGACTACTTTTTCCCTCTGACAGTAAAGCAGAGTGCTtatcttcatattttcataatgaaaactCCCAAGCACAGGATACTGTGGCAGATTTACAGCCTGTGAGCAGCAGAACTGACAGGCATTTTAATATGAAAGGAGATATGATGTCTTTAATGTACAGTGATGTCACTTCTAACAAGGTAGAAGCCTGCTTTTTGCACTGCAATCACCATAAGGAGTGAAACCCGCCTGCTTCAGGAGCGACCTTTTAACCCAGGAAAAGGTCACaaataatagaaaagagaagggaCTCTGCTTACTCAGGTGGAAGGGCACACTGACGTTGGAGGAGCAAGGCTATTGTGGATGTGCATTATCTCCAGGAAGTTGAAGCTAGAAATAGGCTAGCTAGAGCTAACCTtgagagcagaaaaggaaaggataatGAAAATCCTCAAGGGAGTGTTAAACTGAAAGCCAGATTGCCTGTTGAccaccttttttccttttattcaaCATTGATTGGACCTAATAACTTGA
It includes:
- the LSM6 gene encoding U6 snRNA-associated Sm-like protein LSm6, yielding MSLRKQTPSDFLKQIIGRPVVVKLNSGVDYRGVLACLDGYMNIALEQTEEYVNGQLKNKYGDAFIRGNNVLYISTQKRRM